Proteins from a genomic interval of Pseudodesulfovibrio nedwellii:
- a CDS encoding isocitrate lyase/PEP mutase family protein: MKKTTRFRQLINAPDILMLPVVHDGLSAMAVAQAGFKATSIAGYGSAGSLLGLPDFGLLSSTEMLTHYAHLIARVDLPIMVDIDTGFGDVNNVIRTVRQVEQMGAAALFIEDQTYPKRCGHMSGKSVVDVDEYLPKLRAALWARKDPDFVIMARTDALAVYGRDEAIRRAKLYEEAGADMVFVEAVTSTEDMREVNSAVSIPSAANMIEGGKTPFMTADELQELGYAVACYPCGSVFTAARALQKWAEYLKSNRTTAGFSTQENMMSFEEYFRFIGAEDIRKQEKQFFNK, translated from the coding sequence ATGAAAAAAACAACCAGGTTCAGACAACTCATAAATGCTCCTGATATTCTCATGTTGCCAGTGGTCCACGACGGACTTTCTGCCATGGCCGTTGCTCAAGCGGGATTCAAGGCCACCAGTATCGCAGGGTACGGATCCGCCGGTAGCCTCTTGGGGCTGCCAGACTTCGGTTTACTGAGTTCCACCGAAATGCTTACCCATTATGCACATCTGATTGCCCGGGTCGACCTGCCCATCATGGTTGACATCGACACCGGATTTGGCGATGTCAACAATGTCATCCGTACGGTGCGTCAAGTAGAACAAATGGGTGCAGCCGCACTCTTTATAGAGGATCAAACCTACCCCAAACGTTGTGGGCATATGAGTGGCAAATCAGTTGTCGATGTAGATGAATACCTGCCCAAACTACGCGCTGCATTGTGGGCTCGCAAAGACCCTGACTTCGTTATAATGGCCCGAACTGACGCCCTTGCTGTATATGGACGAGACGAGGCCATACGCCGAGCCAAACTCTATGAAGAAGCGGGAGCTGACATGGTATTCGTTGAAGCGGTCACCTCGACCGAAGATATGCGCGAAGTCAATTCAGCGGTTTCGATACCCAGTGCGGCCAACATGATTGAGGGAGGCAAAACGCCTTTCATGACAGCCGATGAACTTCAAGAATTGGGATACGCGGTAGCCTGCTATCCATGCGGTTCAGTGTTCACAGCCGCCCGCGCCCTGCAAAAATGGGCTGAATACCTCAAGAGCAACCGCACCACGGCAGGCTTTTCCACACAGGAGAACATGATGAGCTTCGAGGAGTATTTCCGTTTCATCGGCGCCGAGGA